In Vanessa atalanta chromosome 29, ilVanAtal1.2, whole genome shotgun sequence, a genomic segment contains:
- the LOC125075024 gene encoding 43 kDa receptor-associated protein of the synapse homolog isoform X2, which produces MSWDSIESRDFLGGVPAHQLSATRLLSSPDPSRHHLDDPPDVFPFSEEYPTEVRNGAIRWGSRFGPAHRPSAGVLECFRICRSRLDQYLARRKIERGVRLYGQNEQRLAVKVWLSALRGVRHRSDKFALLGHLYQAYMDFGKYRESLEFANRQLGISEELDSAPMRAEAYLNLARAHQTLGGLDRALSYARHALYNDCGGGSTAGCVHLTVAAVSLELGAFSKAMDGFQKALAVAQAQNDNTLLLQVYVGLSELWRRLRDTERAVACAARACDLGRGPRSTDLNTRHHRTALLQMAAALRARGELGDAHDYCNEALRLAAVAGDQGCYARAMRIAGDVYRRKCDYGKALRHYEVAMGAGQSLGDRLAQMEAMDGAARCLEALRLQGRICNCRPLEFNTRLLEVATSVGSKMLVRRVRLRLADIYTALGDNNAAARQRRAAGAWAAPACARCREPLAERAEPLASLPCAHIVHHACMPESWSRRSTRSSGGAECAECASPRAPRAPPPAPPAPRSLPSQDFPFGTPPTLRESDLNSVLSDHSSQQATSSV; this is translated from the exons ATGTCATGGGACTCAATCGAGTCGCGCGACTTCCTCGG cGGGGTGCCGGCGCACCAACTGTCGGCTACGCGACTGCTCAGCTCCCCTGATCCGTCGCGTCACCATCTTGACGATCCACCAG ACGTATTTCCATTCTCAGAAGAATATCCAACTGAAGTACGTAATGGGGCCATACGATGGGGATCCCGGTTTGGACCGGCGCACCGGCCGTCAGCTGGTGTCCTCGAGTGTTTTCGCATCTGCCGATCTCGTCTCGACCAATATCTTGCGAGACGAAAG ATCGAAAGAGGGGTCCGGCTGTACGGTCAGAATGAACAACGTCTGGCGGTGAAGGTATGGCTGTCCGCACTGCGTGGGGTACGTCACAGGAGCGACAAATTCGCCTTATTGGGACATCTTTATCAAGCTTACATGGACTTTGGAAAATACAG agaaTCTCTGGAATTCGCGAATAGACAACTCGGCATATCAGAGGAACTGGATTCAGCTCCGATGCGTGCCGAAGCTTATCTCAACCTCGCACGCGCTCATCAAACACTTGGTGGTCTTGACAG AGCTCTATCATACGCACGCCATGCACTTTACAACGATTGTGGGGGAGGATCAACTGCAGGATGTGTTCACCTCACCGTAGCAGCTGTCAGCTTGGAGCTTGGAGCGTTTTCAAAAGCAATGGATGGCTTTCAAAAAGCGCTAGCAGTAGCTCAAGCTCAAAATGATAACACGCTGCTGTTACAG GTATACGTGGGTCTATCAGAGCTATGGCGTCGACTCCGTGATACAGAACGCGCGGTTGCCTGCGCAGCTCGTGCGTGTGACCTCGGCCGCGGTCCACGCTCGACTGACCTCAACACACGACACCACCGCACTGCTCTTTTGCAAATGGCCGCTGCTTTACGGGCCAGAGGCGAACTTGGAGATGCTCATGACTACTGTAAT GAAGCTCTGCGTCTTGCAGCAGTAGCTGGTGATCAGGGTTGCTATGCTCGCGCTATGAGGATAGCTGGTGATGTTTACCGAAGAAAATGTGATTACGGGAAGGCGCTTAG GCATTACGAAGTAGCAATGGGAGCTGGTCAATCTCTCGGTGATCGCTTAGCTCAAATGGAAGCAATGGACGGAGCAGCAAGATGCTTAGAAGCTCTGAGGCTTCAGGGTAGAATTTGCAACTGTCGCCCACTtgaattcaatacaagattacttGAAGTCGCTACTTCTGTTGGTTCAAAG atGCTAGTGCGCCGCGTGCGACTTCGTCTGGCCGACATCTACACGGCGCTGGGCGACAACAACGCGGCGGCGCGCCAGAGACGCGCGGCGGGCGCGTGGGCGGCGCCGGCCTGCGCGCGCTGCCGGGAGCCGCTCGCCGAGCGCGCTGAGCCGCTCGCGTCACTGCCCTGTGCGCACATCGTGCACCACGC CTGCATGCCAGAATCCTGGTCACGACGGTCAACGCGCAGCTCAGGAGGTGCAGAATGCGCGGAATGCGCCTCACCCCGCGCTCCCCGCGCTCCTCCCCCTGCACCCCCGGCACCACGAAGCTTGCCATCTCAG GATTTTCCCTTCGGCACTCCTCCAACACTTCGCGAATCAGATCTTAACTCTGTCCTCTCCGACCACAGCAGTCAACAAGCTACGTCCAGCGTAtaa
- the LOC125075024 gene encoding 43 kDa receptor-associated protein of the synapse homolog isoform X1, giving the protein MSWDSIESRDFLGGVPAHQLSATRLLSSPDPSRHHLDDPPDVFPFSEEYPTEVRNGAIRWGSRFGPAHRPSAGVLECFRICRSRLDQYLARRKIERGVRLYGQNEQRLAVKVWLSALRGVRHRSDKFALLGHLYQAYMDFGKYRESLEFANRQLGISEELDSAPMRAEAYLNLARAHQTLGGLDRALSYARHALYNDCGGGSTAGCVHLTVAAVSLELGAFSKAMDGFQKALAVAQAQNDNTLLLQVYVGLSELWRRLRDTERAVACAARACDLGRGPRSTDLNTRHHRTALLQMAAALRARGELGDAHDYCNEALRLAAVAGDQGCYARAMRIAGDVYRRKCDYGKALRHYEVAMGAGQSLGDRLAQMEAMDGAARCLEALRLQGRICNCRPLEFNTRLLEVATSVGSKMLVRRVRLRLADIYTALGDNNAAARQRRAAGAWAAPACARCREPLAERAEPLASLPCAHIVHHACMPESWSRRSTRSSGGAECAECASPRAPRAPPPAPPAPRSLPSQVDFPFGTPPTLRESDLNSVLSDHSSQQATSSV; this is encoded by the exons ATGTCATGGGACTCAATCGAGTCGCGCGACTTCCTCGG cGGGGTGCCGGCGCACCAACTGTCGGCTACGCGACTGCTCAGCTCCCCTGATCCGTCGCGTCACCATCTTGACGATCCACCAG ACGTATTTCCATTCTCAGAAGAATATCCAACTGAAGTACGTAATGGGGCCATACGATGGGGATCCCGGTTTGGACCGGCGCACCGGCCGTCAGCTGGTGTCCTCGAGTGTTTTCGCATCTGCCGATCTCGTCTCGACCAATATCTTGCGAGACGAAAG ATCGAAAGAGGGGTCCGGCTGTACGGTCAGAATGAACAACGTCTGGCGGTGAAGGTATGGCTGTCCGCACTGCGTGGGGTACGTCACAGGAGCGACAAATTCGCCTTATTGGGACATCTTTATCAAGCTTACATGGACTTTGGAAAATACAG agaaTCTCTGGAATTCGCGAATAGACAACTCGGCATATCAGAGGAACTGGATTCAGCTCCGATGCGTGCCGAAGCTTATCTCAACCTCGCACGCGCTCATCAAACACTTGGTGGTCTTGACAG AGCTCTATCATACGCACGCCATGCACTTTACAACGATTGTGGGGGAGGATCAACTGCAGGATGTGTTCACCTCACCGTAGCAGCTGTCAGCTTGGAGCTTGGAGCGTTTTCAAAAGCAATGGATGGCTTTCAAAAAGCGCTAGCAGTAGCTCAAGCTCAAAATGATAACACGCTGCTGTTACAG GTATACGTGGGTCTATCAGAGCTATGGCGTCGACTCCGTGATACAGAACGCGCGGTTGCCTGCGCAGCTCGTGCGTGTGACCTCGGCCGCGGTCCACGCTCGACTGACCTCAACACACGACACCACCGCACTGCTCTTTTGCAAATGGCCGCTGCTTTACGGGCCAGAGGCGAACTTGGAGATGCTCATGACTACTGTAAT GAAGCTCTGCGTCTTGCAGCAGTAGCTGGTGATCAGGGTTGCTATGCTCGCGCTATGAGGATAGCTGGTGATGTTTACCGAAGAAAATGTGATTACGGGAAGGCGCTTAG GCATTACGAAGTAGCAATGGGAGCTGGTCAATCTCTCGGTGATCGCTTAGCTCAAATGGAAGCAATGGACGGAGCAGCAAGATGCTTAGAAGCTCTGAGGCTTCAGGGTAGAATTTGCAACTGTCGCCCACTtgaattcaatacaagattacttGAAGTCGCTACTTCTGTTGGTTCAAAG atGCTAGTGCGCCGCGTGCGACTTCGTCTGGCCGACATCTACACGGCGCTGGGCGACAACAACGCGGCGGCGCGCCAGAGACGCGCGGCGGGCGCGTGGGCGGCGCCGGCCTGCGCGCGCTGCCGGGAGCCGCTCGCCGAGCGCGCTGAGCCGCTCGCGTCACTGCCCTGTGCGCACATCGTGCACCACGC CTGCATGCCAGAATCCTGGTCACGACGGTCAACGCGCAGCTCAGGAGGTGCAGAATGCGCGGAATGCGCCTCACCCCGCGCTCCCCGCGCTCCTCCCCCTGCACCCCCGGCACCACGAAGCTTGCCATCTCAGGTT GATTTTCCCTTCGGCACTCCTCCAACACTTCGCGAATCAGATCTTAACTCTGTCCTCTCCGACCACAGCAGTCAACAAGCTACGTCCAGCGTAtaa